A single genomic interval of Chryseobacterium paludis harbors:
- a CDS encoding zinc metallopeptidase, producing the protein MIGYYVIIGITMLVSWYVSSKLKSKFEYYSNVHLRNGLSGKEVAEKMLRDNGINDVQVISVPGQLTDHYNPGDKTVNLSEGVYMQRNAAAAAVAAHECGHAVQHAVGYSMLQLRSKLVPIVNISSNLMQFVIMAGIAVMFASRTIENPNGNATVLAIGVALFAVTTLFAFITLPVEYDASNRAMKWLKDTGTVTAEEYVGVQDSLKWAARTYVVAAIGSLVQLLYWVSLLMGGRRN; encoded by the coding sequence ATGATTGGTTATTATGTAATTATTGGGATTACAATGCTGGTGAGCTGGTATGTTTCATCAAAATTGAAATCTAAATTTGAATACTATTCCAATGTACACCTTCGAAATGGCCTTTCTGGAAAGGAAGTGGCTGAAAAAATGTTAAGAGATAACGGAATTAATGATGTTCAGGTAATTTCAGTTCCCGGACAGTTAACAGATCACTATAATCCAGGGGATAAAACAGTTAACCTTTCAGAAGGGGTGTACATGCAGAGGAATGCAGCGGCCGCCGCAGTAGCGGCACATGAATGTGGACATGCTGTACAGCATGCAGTGGGTTATTCTATGCTTCAGCTAAGATCAAAATTGGTACCTATTGTTAATATAAGTTCTAATTTGATGCAATTCGTAATTATGGCAGGTATTGCTGTTATGTTTGCAAGCAGGACTATTGAAAATCCAAATGGGAATGCCACTGTATTAGCAATTGGTGTTGCGTTATTTGCCGTTACCACTCTTTTCGCGTTTATAACTCTTCCTGTAGAATATGATGCAAGTAACAGAGCGATGAAATGGTTGAAAGATACCGGAACAGTTACTGCTGAAGAATATGTGGGAGTACAGGATAGTTTAAAGTGGGCAGCAAGAACTTATGTCGTGGCTGCTATTGGATCTTTGGTACAACTTCTGTATTGGGTTTCTTTATTGATGGGTGGAAGACGAAATTAA
- a CDS encoding GTP cyclohydrolase → MSKVSILEVKTQNELKQFVKFPMDLYKNNPYYVPSFIKDEMKIWDAKENPALNYSESKQYLAYKDNKVVGRIAVIINHKEEKELGIKKVRFGWIDFIDDKEVSEALIQKAKDYAKEHNTNMIEGPMGFTNLDKAGMLTMGFDKLATMIGIYNHEYYPKHLEDLGLTKEKEWVEYEMNFPKILPEKVEKFSGLIAQKYKLKVLNFKSKEEILPFVEPMFKLLDETYKHLSTYTPISDEQIKTYREKYFPFIDKNYVICVVDENEQLVSFAITMPSYSKALQKAKGKLFPFGWWHFLQASKKNDRANFYLIGIHPEYQRRGVTAIIFKEIFVRFTSMGIDFAETNPELEENKSVQVLWQDYNPTNHKRRRTYSMIINEN, encoded by the coding sequence ATGTCAAAAGTTTCAATTCTAGAAGTAAAAACCCAGAACGAATTAAAACAATTTGTAAAATTTCCAATGGATCTTTATAAAAACAATCCATATTATGTTCCTTCGTTTATAAAAGACGAAATGAAGATTTGGGATGCAAAGGAAAATCCGGCATTAAATTATTCAGAGTCTAAACAATACCTTGCCTATAAAGACAACAAAGTGGTTGGAAGGATTGCGGTAATTATCAATCATAAAGAGGAAAAAGAATTAGGGATCAAGAAAGTCCGTTTCGGTTGGATCGACTTTATTGACGATAAAGAAGTTTCTGAAGCATTAATTCAAAAAGCAAAAGATTACGCTAAAGAGCATAATACCAATATGATCGAAGGACCAATGGGTTTTACAAATCTCGACAAAGCAGGAATGCTGACAATGGGGTTTGACAAATTGGCAACAATGATCGGAATCTACAACCACGAATATTATCCAAAGCACCTTGAAGATCTTGGCCTAACTAAGGAAAAGGAATGGGTAGAATATGAAATGAATTTCCCAAAGATCTTACCTGAAAAAGTAGAAAAATTCAGTGGATTAATTGCTCAGAAGTATAAGCTTAAAGTTCTTAACTTCAAATCAAAAGAGGAAATTCTACCTTTTGTTGAACCGATGTTCAAACTATTAGATGAAACCTATAAACACCTTTCTACTTATACACCGATTTCAGATGAACAGATAAAAACGTACAGGGAAAAATACTTTCCTTTTATTGATAAAAACTATGTGATTTGCGTAGTTGATGAAAATGAGCAATTGGTTTCTTTTGCTATTACAATGCCTTCGTATTCAAAGGCTTTACAGAAAGCAAAAGGTAAATTATTTCCTTTTGGATGGTGGCATTTCTTACAAGCCAGCAAGAAGAATGACCGTGCGAATTTCTATCTTATTGGAATTCATCCGGAATACCAGAGAAGAGGAGTTACAGCGATTATTTTTAAAGAAATTTTTGTGAGATTTACCAGTATGGGAATCGATTTTGCTGAAACAAATCCTGAATTGGAAGAAAACAAAAGTGTACAGGTTCTTTGGCAGGATTATAATCCAACGAACCATAAGAGAAGAAGAACGTATTCGATGATCATAAACGAAAACTAA
- a CDS encoding T9SS type A sorting domain-containing protein — translation MSSTVNKVYKLNVSNASQIEETFCVPTNPVNEVYTDIAIDVSNNLYYVTTSGSLYRKNSSNATCEFLGDFTPSPGAIRALISDSGPYLYAVGAPSKLYRYEISTGTFSYMGDLPSGQYVAGDLFFYDRRLFVTTLTGILEINMNTPSASCPFVNFGALSNFFSAFSINHGSYSKVYVIASTGWNSTLHELDMINKQVGPPIRTYGYQINGAATYYDLTDVKSTCTPILGVQETSTAGIYFDVINPTKSSIICNTNLERQQIISIQLFDNSGRLIKDFSNQNNIEKMDVSNIADGQYLLTVATKKGEKYTKKIIITP, via the coding sequence ATGTCCAGTACTGTAAACAAAGTATATAAACTTAATGTTTCAAATGCAAGCCAAATAGAAGAAACTTTCTGTGTGCCTACAAACCCTGTGAACGAAGTTTATACGGATATTGCTATAGACGTTTCCAACAATCTATATTATGTAACTACTTCGGGATCATTATACAGGAAAAACAGCTCCAATGCCACATGTGAATTTCTTGGGGATTTCACTCCTTCGCCTGGTGCAATTAGGGCTTTAATTTCTGATTCCGGCCCCTACTTATATGCCGTAGGAGCTCCATCCAAGCTTTACAGATATGAAATTAGCACTGGTACATTTTCGTATATGGGCGATTTGCCTTCCGGACAGTATGTAGCAGGAGATCTCTTTTTTTATGATAGGAGGCTCTTCGTAACTACTTTAACGGGCATACTTGAAATCAATATGAATACACCTTCCGCAAGCTGCCCATTCGTCAATTTCGGAGCATTATCAAACTTCTTCTCAGCCTTTTCAATTAATCATGGAAGCTACTCCAAGGTTTATGTTATAGCTTCTACGGGATGGAATTCTACCCTACATGAGCTGGATATGATTAATAAACAAGTTGGGCCACCAATCAGAACGTATGGTTATCAGATTAACGGTGCAGCAACGTACTATGACTTAACTGATGTGAAATCCACATGTACTCCTATTTTAGGCGTTCAAGAGACGAGTACCGCAGGTATTTATTTCGACGTGATTAATCCAACAAAAAGCAGCATTATCTGTAACACCAACCTTGAACGCCAGCAAATCATCTCAATACAGCTGTTTGACAATTCTGGAAGACTTATTAAAGATTTTTCAAATCAAAACAACATAGAAAAAATGGATGTATCAAATATCGCTGATGGACAATATCTTTTGACGGTTGCTACTAAAAAAGGAGAAAAATACACAAAAAAGATAATCATCACTCCCTAA
- a CDS encoding NADH-quinone oxidoreductase subunit A: MNLPESYIPILIQAGVAIGFVAVSLLGAHFLGPRQKKGNSVKNQSWECGIPVEGNARTPFSIKYFLTAVLFVLFDIEIVFFYPYAVNFREFGFEGFLAVLTFVAIFFVGFIYVWKRGALDWDK; this comes from the coding sequence ATGAATTTACCTGAAAGTTATATTCCAATCCTTATTCAAGCCGGCGTTGCAATTGGTTTTGTAGCTGTTTCGTTACTTGGAGCGCATTTCTTAGGACCTCGTCAGAAGAAAGGAAATTCTGTGAAAAATCAAAGTTGGGAATGTGGTATTCCGGTAGAAGGAAATGCCAGGACCCCTTTTTCCATCAAATATTTCCTTACTGCGGTATTGTTCGTCCTATTCGATATCGAAATTGTATTTTTTTATCCATATGCTGTTAACTTCAGAGAATTCGGATTTGAAGGATTCCTTGCGGTTCTAACATTCGTTGCTATTTTCTTCGTAGGATTTATCTATGTATGGAAACGTGGAGCCCTTGATTGGGATAAATAA
- a CDS encoding NADH-quinone oxidoreductase subunit B, which produces MSDQKPIIRTDAPAPEGFEGEGFFATKLSSVIGMARKFSLWPLPFATSCCGIEFMATLNPTYDASRFGMERNSFSPRQADMLMVCGTISKKLGPVLKEVYTQMAEPKWVVAVGACASSGGIFDTYSVLQGIDKIIPVDVYVPGCPPRPEQIIEGVMQVQALAESESIRRRDMPEYQNLLDSYNISN; this is translated from the coding sequence ATGTCAGATCAAAAACCAATAATAAGAACAGATGCACCGGCTCCGGAAGGATTTGAAGGAGAAGGTTTTTTCGCAACGAAATTGAGCAGTGTAATCGGGATGGCAAGAAAGTTCTCTCTTTGGCCGTTACCGTTTGCAACCTCTTGTTGTGGTATCGAATTTATGGCTACCCTAAACCCAACATATGACGCATCAAGGTTTGGAATGGAAAGAAACTCTTTCTCACCAAGACAGGCAGATATGTTGATGGTTTGTGGAACTATATCTAAGAAATTAGGCCCAGTCCTAAAAGAAGTATACACTCAGATGGCAGAGCCAAAATGGGTGGTTGCAGTAGGAGCTTGCGCTTCTAGTGGTGGTATTTTTGACACCTATTCTGTTTTACAGGGAATTGATAAAATTATTCCGGTAGACGTCTATGTTCCTGGATGCCCGCCAAGACCAGAGCAGATCATAGAAGGCGTAATGCAGGTTCAGGCTCTTGCCGAAAGCGAAAGCATCAGAAGGAGAGATATGCCTGAGTACCAGAATTTATTAGATTCTTACAACATAAGCAACTAA
- a CDS encoding NADH-quinone oxidoreductase subunit C, which translates to MTNEFVLEAITREFPETVISSSEPYGMLTIEVKKDDIKKVVHYLKDSSLEINFLTDICGIHYPEFPEKEIGVVYHLHNMMTNFRIRLKVFMSRENIEVDSLTELYAGANWMERETFDFFGIKFKGHPDLRAILNMEDLGYHPMLKEYRLEDGTRTDKNDSMFGR; encoded by the coding sequence ATGACGAACGAATTTGTATTAGAAGCAATAACAAGAGAATTTCCGGAAACTGTAATTTCAAGTTCAGAACCTTACGGAATGCTGACCATCGAAGTTAAAAAAGATGATATCAAAAAGGTGGTTCATTATCTTAAAGATTCTTCTTTAGAAATCAATTTCCTTACAGATATCTGTGGAATCCATTATCCTGAATTCCCTGAAAAAGAAATCGGAGTGGTTTATCATTTACACAACATGATGACCAATTTCAGAATCCGTCTTAAAGTATTCATGTCGAGAGAAAATATCGAAGTAGATTCTCTTACAGAACTATATGCCGGAGCTAACTGGATGGAGAGAGAAACTTTTGATTTCTTTGGAATTAAATTTAAGGGACATCCTGATCTAAGAGCTATTTTAAATATGGAAGATCTTGGATATCACCCAATGTTGAAGGAATATCGTCTTGAAGATGGTACCAGAACTGACAAGAACGATAGCATGTTCGGAAGATAA
- the nuoD gene encoding NADH dehydrogenase (quinone) subunit D, which produces MKDNSLSNILNQYESKEQIDGQLYTLNLGPTHPATHGIFQNVLTMDGERILHAEQTVGYIHRAFEKISERRNFTQITTLTDRMNYCSAPINNLGWHMTVEKLIGIEVPKRVDYIRVILMELARIGDHLICNGVTGMDAGAITGLTYMFIERERIYDIYEQICGARMTTNMGRIGGFERDLTPKCHELIKDFLKTFPKKFAEFGQLLERNRIFMDRTIGAGAISAERALSYSFTGPNLRAAGVDYDVRVAQPYSSYQDFDFIIPVGTAGDTYDRFMVRQQEIWESLKIIEQAYNNLPEGDFHADVPDFYLPEKADVYNKMEALIYHFKIVMGETEIPKGEVYHAVEGGNGELGFYLVSDGGRTPYRLHFRRPCFIYYQAYPEMITGSVISDAIVTMCSMNIIAGELDA; this is translated from the coding sequence ATGAAAGATAACTCATTATCTAATATACTTAACCAATACGAAAGTAAGGAGCAAATTGACGGTCAGTTATATACCCTCAATTTAGGTCCGACCCACCCTGCTACTCATGGGATCTTTCAAAACGTCTTAACCATGGATGGAGAAAGAATTCTTCATGCTGAGCAAACCGTAGGATATATTCACAGGGCATTTGAAAAGATTTCTGAAAGAAGAAATTTCACCCAGATCACTACCCTTACGGATCGTATGAATTATTGTTCTGCACCTATTAACAATTTAGGTTGGCATATGACTGTTGAGAAACTGATAGGAATTGAAGTTCCTAAGCGTGTTGACTACATTCGTGTTATCCTTATGGAGCTGGCAAGAATTGGAGATCATTTGATCTGTAATGGAGTAACAGGTATGGATGCTGGAGCAATTACGGGACTTACCTATATGTTTATTGAAAGAGAACGTATCTATGATATTTATGAGCAGATCTGCGGAGCAAGGATGACAACCAATATGGGAAGAATCGGTGGTTTCGAAAGAGATTTGACGCCAAAATGTCATGAATTAATTAAAGATTTCTTAAAAACTTTCCCTAAAAAGTTTGCTGAATTCGGTCAGCTTTTGGAAAGAAACAGAATCTTTATGGACAGAACTATTGGAGCAGGAGCTATTTCTGCGGAAAGAGCTTTAAGTTATAGTTTTACAGGTCCTAATTTACGTGCAGCAGGTGTAGATTATGATGTAAGAGTTGCGCAACCCTATTCGTCTTACCAGGATTTCGATTTTATTATTCCTGTAGGAACTGCAGGTGATACTTATGATCGCTTTATGGTTCGTCAACAGGAAATATGGGAATCTCTTAAAATCATCGAACAAGCATATAACAATCTTCCTGAGGGTGATTTCCATGCTGATGTTCCTGATTTTTATCTTCCTGAGAAAGCTGATGTTTATAATAAGATGGAAGCTTTGATTTACCATTTCAAAATTGTAATGGGAGAAACTGAAATTCCTAAAGGTGAGGTTTACCATGCTGTAGAAGGCGGAAATGGAGAATTAGGATTCTATTTAGTGAGTGATGGTGGAAGAACGCCTTACAGGTTGCACTTCAGAAGACCATGTTTTATCTACTACCAGGCGTATCCTGAGATGATTACAGGTTCTGTGATCTCTGACGCGATCGTAACAATGTGTAGTATGAATATTATTGCAGGAGAATTAGACGCATAA
- a CDS encoding NADH-quinone oxidoreductase subunit NuoE family protein, protein MSETIAFKPESLEQVHKIIARYPEGRQKSALLPVLHLAQKEFGGWLDVPVMDYVAELLSIQPIEVYEVATFYTMFNMKPVGKYVLEVCRTGPCMVCGSEKILDHIRTKLNIKDGQTTEDGMFTLKPAECLGACGYAPMMQLGKFFHENLTIEKVDEILDLCREGQVALD, encoded by the coding sequence ATGAGCGAAACAATAGCTTTTAAACCGGAAAGTTTAGAACAAGTACATAAAATTATCGCGAGATATCCTGAAGGAAGACAAAAGTCTGCTCTTCTTCCTGTTCTGCATTTAGCACAGAAAGAATTCGGAGGATGGCTGGATGTTCCAGTAATGGATTATGTTGCAGAATTATTGAGTATTCAGCCAATTGAAGTATATGAAGTAGCTACTTTTTATACGATGTTCAATATGAAGCCAGTTGGTAAATATGTTTTGGAGGTATGCAGAACGGGACCTTGTATGGTTTGCGGAAGCGAAAAAATCCTAGACCATATCAGAACTAAACTGAATATTAAGGATGGACAAACTACTGAAGACGGTATGTTCACATTAAAACCCGCTGAATGTCTTGGTGCGTGTGGCTATGCGCCGATGATGCAGTTGGGAAAATTCTTTCATGAAAATTTAACGATAGAAAAAGTAGACGAAATCCTTGATCTTTGCAGAGAGGGACAAGTTGCTTTGGATTAA
- the nuoF gene encoding NADH-quinone oxidoreductase subunit NuoF gives MSKKLLLKDAHIEGIRYFETYRKQGGYEAAEKALKMTPDEILEEVKTSGLRGRGGAGFPTGMKWSFLAKPEGVPRHLVVNADESEPGTFKDRYLMEFLPHLLIEGMLISSFCLGSNVSYIYIRGEYSWIPDILEEAIEEAKAAGFLGKNILGTGFDCEIYVQRGGGAYICGEETALLESLEGKRGNPRLKPPFPAVKGLWERPTVVNNVESIAAVVPIINITGAEFAKIGVGRSTGTKLISVCGNINKPGVYEIDMTITVEEFIYSDEYCGGIPNGKKLKACIPGGSSVPIVPANLLLRTVNGEPRYMNYESLADGGFATGTMMGSGGFIVLDEDQCIVEHTMTLARFYNHESCGQCTPCREGTGWMYKILKKIENGQGKMEDIDLLWDIQRKIEGNTICPLGDAAAWPVAAAIRHFRDEFEWHIKNPELCLTQNYGLANYADPIPAVENNA, from the coding sequence ATGAGTAAAAAACTTTTACTTAAAGACGCACATATAGAAGGTATTCGCTATTTCGAGACTTACCGTAAACAGGGAGGTTATGAAGCAGCAGAAAAAGCCTTGAAGATGACACCCGATGAGATTTTAGAAGAAGTAAAAACTTCAGGACTTCGTGGTCGTGGTGGTGCAGGGTTTCCTACAGGTATGAAATGGAGCTTTTTGGCAAAACCGGAAGGTGTTCCAAGACACCTGGTAGTAAATGCAGATGAATCTGAACCAGGAACTTTTAAAGACAGATATTTAATGGAATTTCTTCCTCATTTATTGATCGAAGGAATGCTTATTTCATCTTTCTGTTTAGGCTCTAATGTTTCTTATATCTACATCCGTGGAGAATATTCATGGATTCCGGATATTTTAGAAGAAGCTATTGAAGAAGCTAAAGCCGCTGGGTTTTTAGGTAAGAATATTCTTGGAACCGGTTTCGATTGTGAAATTTATGTTCAAAGAGGTGGTGGAGCTTATATTTGTGGTGAAGAAACCGCGTTGCTTGAATCTCTTGAAGGTAAAAGAGGAAATCCAAGATTAAAACCGCCATTCCCTGCTGTAAAAGGACTTTGGGAAAGACCAACAGTGGTAAATAACGTTGAATCTATCGCAGCAGTAGTTCCAATCATTAATATTACAGGAGCTGAATTTGCAAAAATAGGTGTTGGAAGATCTACAGGAACAAAGTTGATTTCTGTATGCGGAAATATCAACAAACCTGGAGTATATGAAATTGATATGACGATTACCGTTGAAGAATTCATTTATTCAGATGAATATTGCGGTGGTATTCCAAACGGAAAGAAATTAAAAGCCTGTATTCCAGGTGGAAGTTCTGTTCCAATCGTTCCTGCAAATCTATTATTAAGAACAGTAAACGGAGAACCAAGATATATGAACTATGAATCATTAGCAGATGGTGGCTTTGCTACCGGAACAATGATGGGTTCAGGAGGTTTCATAGTTTTAGACGAAGATCAGTGTATCGTAGAACATACCATGACTTTAGCGAGATTCTATAATCACGAAAGTTGCGGACAGTGTACACCTTGTCGTGAAGGAACGGGATGGATGTATAAAATTTTAAAGAAGATTGAAAACGGACAAGGAAAAATGGAAGACATTGATTTACTTTGGGACATCCAGAGAAAAATTGAAGGAAACACGATCTGTCCTTTAGGTGATGCAGCGGCTTGGCCTGTTGCAGCAGCCATACGCCACTTCAGAGATGAATTTGAATGGCACATAAAAAATCCTGAGTTATGTTTAACTCAAAATTATGGATTGGCTAATTATGCAGATCCTATTCCTGCTGTTGAAAATAATGCGTAA
- a CDS encoding 2Fe-2S iron-sulfur cluster-binding protein, whose protein sequence is MSEEVKKFKITIDGQTAEVLPGTSILEAARQIGGKSVPPAMCYYSKLETSGGRCRTCLVEVSKGSEADPRPMPKLVASCRTNVMDGMEVKNLTSDKAQEGRKAVTEFLLVNHPLDCPICDQAGECHLQDLGYEHGVVGTRTEFERNTYEADDLGPNIKLNMNRCILCARCVLTANQLTNTREHGILFRGDHAEISTYLNKALDNDYIGNIIDVCPVGALTDRTARFASRVWFTSPMNATCKCDKCSGKAVVWMKGDEVVRVTARKDQWGEVEEFICDTCRFERKELKDWNIEGPRHIDRHSVISLNHYEKPKDELRVLDNPMAKEISEKDEK, encoded by the coding sequence ATGAGCGAAGAGGTTAAAAAATTCAAAATAACTATAGACGGACAGACTGCTGAAGTTTTGCCTGGGACTTCTATTTTGGAAGCTGCCAGACAAATTGGTGGAAAATCTGTACCTCCTGCAATGTGCTACTATAGCAAATTGGAAACCAGTGGAGGGAGATGTAGAACTTGCTTAGTAGAAGTTTCTAAAGGATCTGAAGCGGATCCCCGTCCTATGCCAAAATTAGTGGCAAGTTGCAGAACTAATGTAATGGATGGGATGGAAGTAAAAAATCTTACTTCTGATAAAGCTCAGGAAGGTAGAAAGGCGGTTACCGAGTTTTTATTGGTAAACCACCCGCTAGACTGTCCAATTTGTGATCAGGCCGGAGAATGTCATCTTCAGGATCTTGGTTATGAACATGGTGTTGTAGGTACAAGAACCGAATTTGAAAGAAATACATACGAAGCAGATGACCTAGGTCCTAATATTAAGCTGAATATGAACCGTTGTATTCTTTGTGCAAGATGTGTACTTACGGCTAATCAACTTACCAACACAAGAGAACACGGTATTCTTTTCAGAGGAGATCATGCTGAAATTTCAACATATCTAAATAAAGCATTGGATAATGATTACATCGGAAACATTATTGATGTTTGTCCTGTAGGTGCTTTAACAGACAGAACAGCTCGTTTTGCAAGCAGAGTTTGGTTTACAAGTCCTATGAATGCAACATGTAAATGTGATAAGTGTTCAGGAAAAGCTGTTGTTTGGATGAAGGGAGATGAAGTGGTAAGAGTTACAGCAAGAAAAGACCAGTGGGGAGAAGTTGAAGAATTTATCTGTGATACTTGTCGTTTCGAAAGAAAAGAATTGAAAGACTGGAATATTGAAGGTCCTAGACATATCGACAGACATTCAGTGATTTCACTTAACCATTATGAGAAGCCTAAGGATGAGCTAAGAGTTTTAGACAATCCAATGGCAAAGGAAATCAGCGAAAAAGACGAAAAATAA
- the nuoH gene encoding NADH-quinone oxidoreductase subunit NuoH — protein sequence MDLITFKLILVLALFLLSLTIAAYSTWAERKVASIMQDRIGPNRAGPFGLLQPLADGGKFFFKEDFTPANAEKFLFVLGPALVMFISLITGAVIPWGKSLDIGGMSYDLQVANIDVGVLFIIGMASIGVYGIMIGGWASNNKYSLLGAIRASSQMISYELAMGLALLSIIMMTGSLDLKVITETQTTGKLWGLIHIDGMNWNIFYQPLAFLIFMVAALAETNRHPFDLPECESELVTGYSTEYSSMKLGLYMFGEYVNMFISNAFMVVLFFGGYNYPGIEWVTQNWGENIAGILSIVAFLSKTIIGILIFMWIRWTLPRFRYDQLMHLGWKTLIPLAVLNLVITGALILAFGH from the coding sequence ATGGATTTAATTACATTTAAATTGATACTTGTACTAGCGCTCTTCTTGCTTTCATTAACGATAGCAGCCTACTCTACCTGGGCAGAAAGAAAAGTTGCTTCTATCATGCAGGATAGAATTGGACCAAACAGAGCCGGTCCTTTCGGATTACTGCAACCTCTTGCTGACGGTGGAAAATTTTTCTTTAAAGAAGACTTTACACCTGCCAATGCTGAAAAGTTTCTTTTTGTATTAGGACCAGCATTAGTAATGTTCATTTCTTTGATCACAGGAGCAGTTATTCCTTGGGGTAAAAGCTTAGATATTGGCGGAATGTCTTATGATCTTCAGGTTGCCAATATTGACGTTGGGGTACTTTTCATTATTGGAATGGCTTCCATTGGTGTTTACGGAATCATGATCGGAGGTTGGGCTTCGAATAATAAATATTCATTATTAGGTGCTATCCGTGCTTCTTCACAGATGATCTCTTATGAATTGGCAATGGGATTGGCTTTACTTTCTATCATTATGATGACAGGAAGTTTAGATTTAAAAGTAATTACTGAAACACAGACTACAGGAAAACTGTGGGGGCTTATTCATATTGATGGGATGAACTGGAATATTTTCTATCAGCCTTTAGCCTTCCTTATTTTCATGGTTGCTGCGTTAGCAGAAACAAACAGACACCCTTTCGATTTACCTGAATGTGAATCTGAATTGGTAACAGGATACTCTACGGAATATTCTTCAATGAAGTTGGGTTTATACATGTTTGGAGAATATGTAAACATGTTTATCTCAAATGCGTTTATGGTTGTTCTTTTCTTTGGAGGCTATAACTATCCGGGAATTGAGTGGGTAACGCAAAACTGGGGTGAAAATATTGCCGGAATCCTAAGTATTGTAGCATTTTTATCTAAAACGATAATTGGAATTCTGATCTTTATGTGGATCAGATGGACACTTCCAAGATTTAGATATGATCAATTAATGCATTTAGGTTGGAAAACATTAATTCCATTGGCAGTTTTAAACCTTGTTATTACCGGAGCTTTAATTTTAGCATTCGGACATTAG
- a CDS encoding NuoI/complex I 23 kDa subunit family protein: protein MKLTNRSKVVSNKEMTLAEKIYLPAIFKGMGITFKHAVRTVVKGAPAVYSYPEVQKPRAQVWRGQHVLKRDEEGRERCTACGLCAVACPAEAITMTASERTKEEKGLYREEKYASVYEINMLRCIFCGMCEEACPKSAIYLTDRLVDVETNRGSFIYGKDKLVEKINERIDITARQSEKQKNAVK, encoded by the coding sequence ATGAAACTTACTAACAGATCAAAAGTTGTTTCTAATAAAGAAATGACCCTTGCTGAGAAAATCTACCTACCAGCGATTTTCAAAGGTATGGGGATTACATTCAAGCACGCTGTAAGAACCGTAGTAAAAGGTGCTCCTGCAGTGTATTCGTATCCAGAAGTACAAAAACCAAGAGCTCAGGTTTGGCGTGGTCAGCATGTTCTGAAAAGAGATGAGGAAGGAAGGGAAAGATGTACAGCTTGTGGATTGTGTGCTGTTGCTTGTCCTGCAGAAGCAATTACAATGACTGCTTCTGAAAGAACAAAAGAAGAAAAAGGTCTTTACAGAGAAGAGAAATATGCTTCAGTATATGAAATCAATATGCTAAGATGTATTTTCTGTGGTATGTGTGAAGAAGCTTGTCCTAAATCTGCTATCTATCTTACAGACAGATTAGTGGATGTAGAGACCAACAGAGGTTCTTTTATCTACGGAAAAGATAAATTAGTTGAAAAGATAAATGAAAGGATTGACATCACAGCAAGACAATCCGAGAAACAAAAAAATGCGGTAAAATAA
- a CDS encoding NADH-quinone oxidoreductase subunit J family protein, with the protein MDQFLFFLVAFLAVASAVYFVFAKNPLYAILSLIVTMFSIAGMYILLNAQFLAIIQIIVYAGAIMVLFLYILMMLNLNKEDESKKNNTLKFIGVFTAGLLLIGVLGVFRGVQSKYVVVENVDRGVGLTKNLGKLLFNEYVLPFELASILILAGIVGAVLIGKKDL; encoded by the coding sequence ATGGATCAGTTTTTATTTTTCTTGGTGGCTTTTTTAGCAGTGGCTAGTGCAGTATACTTTGTATTTGCAAAAAATCCTTTGTATGCTATTTTGTCATTAATTGTTACAATGTTTTCAATTGCCGGAATGTATATTCTTCTGAATGCCCAGTTCCTTGCAATTATTCAGATCATCGTTTATGCCGGAGCGATCATGGTATTATTCCTTTACATTCTGATGATGCTTAATCTTAATAAAGAAGACGAAAGTAAAAAGAACAATACTTTAAAATTCATTGGTGTTTTTACAGCAGGTCTTTTATTGATTGGTGTTTTAGGGGTATTCAGAGGAGTACAGAGCAAATATGTTGTAGTAGAGAATGTAGACAGAGGAGTTGGTCTTACTAAAAATCTGGGTAAACTTTTGTTTAATGAATATGTTTTACCGTTTGAGCTTGCTTCCATCCTAATTTTGGCAGGTATTGTAGGTGCGGTATTAATCGGTAAAAAAGATTTATAA